A stretch of the Lolium perenne isolate Kyuss_39 chromosome 3, Kyuss_2.0, whole genome shotgun sequence genome encodes the following:
- the LOC127338507 gene encoding uncharacterized protein yields MEARREISKRMRAAATSNDDDTASQGSAGGGAAASSAVALSMAATEADGEEMAMVAASEAEVVGSAETEENVQRILLAIDNFTRKVSEMLESGRAMFKDLAADFEDRLCTIHKERVEKWEEEIRELRARDAANEQTRAILHNAQLQLFHIRQ; encoded by the exons ATGGAGGCGAGGCGGGAGATCAGCAAGCGGATGCGCGCCGCCGCCACG AGCAACGATGACGACACGGCGAGCCAGGGGAGCGCGGGAGGGGGAGCGGCGGCGTCCTCCGCGGTCGCCTTGAGCATGGCCGCGACGGAGGCGGACGGGGAGGAGATGGCCATGGTGGCGGCGTCGGAGGCTGAGGTGGTGGGTTCGGCGGAGACGGAAGAGAACGTCCAGCGCATCCTCCTCGCCATCGACAACTTCACCCGCAAG GTGTCGGAGATGCTGGAGTCCGGGCGCGCCATGTTCAAGGACCTCGCCGCCGACTTTGAGGACCGCCTCTGCAC GATTCACAAGGAGAGGGTGGAGAAGTGGGAGGAGGAGATCAGGGAGCTGCGCGCCCGCGACGCCGCCAACGAGCAGACCCGCGCCATCCTCCACAACGCCCAGCTCCAGCTCTTCCACATCCGCCAGTAG